A genome region from Corallococcus exiguus includes the following:
- a CDS encoding glycoside hydrolase family 2 TIM barrel-domain containing protein yields the protein MATARPVAVGVLLLTALLLPTWGVEARTAILKAGEGWKLEVDGQPYVAKGVTFSGTGGPANFDKDCEQLKTLGVNTLRTWGTGDETAALLDAAHKHGLRVLLGLWLRPGRPGMENDDAFDYVRDAKGREAQLQATLAQVRRFKDHPAVLAWGVGNEVILNSPDDPSKVAYARFLEKVVRAVKKADPAHPVLSVDAWTLGIPFWEKYVPSLDAYGLNVYGRGIHALSDAVKQAGGRKPWFITEFGAQGEWEAPKDARGVPQEPGDREKYDVIVDGWRNALAPHVQAGRCLGLFVFNYSAALDHTGLWLGMLSGTSTRPAWHAVREAYTGVKPAPELPVPVRLEVRGLEKDWATVAFDVTSATPLDVSFAYNFRGASARAERDRVTMLESRKGTTPGTWRVRLPVVTGAIKLYGLAKDGAGNLVAATTSVSAPATP from the coding sequence ATGGCCACTGCCCGTCCTGTCGCTGTTGGCGTCCTGCTGTTGACCGCGCTCCTGCTTCCCACCTGGGGCGTAGAGGCTCGCACCGCCATCCTGAAGGCAGGGGAGGGCTGGAAGTTGGAGGTGGATGGCCAGCCCTACGTGGCGAAGGGCGTCACCTTCAGCGGCACGGGCGGGCCCGCGAACTTCGACAAGGATTGCGAGCAACTCAAGACCCTGGGCGTCAACACGCTGCGCACCTGGGGCACGGGGGATGAAACCGCCGCGCTGCTCGATGCCGCGCACAAGCATGGCCTGCGCGTGCTGTTGGGCCTGTGGCTGCGGCCGGGCCGCCCGGGCATGGAGAATGACGACGCGTTCGACTACGTGCGCGACGCCAAGGGCCGTGAGGCGCAACTCCAGGCCACTCTCGCGCAGGTGCGCCGCTTCAAGGACCACCCGGCGGTGCTCGCTTGGGGCGTGGGCAACGAAGTCATCCTCAATTCGCCGGATGATCCGTCCAAGGTCGCCTACGCGCGCTTCCTGGAGAAGGTCGTCCGCGCGGTGAAGAAGGCGGACCCCGCGCACCCGGTGCTGTCCGTGGACGCTTGGACGCTGGGCATCCCGTTCTGGGAGAAGTACGTGCCCTCGCTGGATGCGTATGGCTTGAACGTCTACGGCCGGGGCATCCACGCGCTGTCGGATGCGGTGAAGCAGGCTGGTGGCCGCAAGCCGTGGTTCATCACCGAGTTCGGCGCGCAGGGCGAATGGGAGGCCCCCAAGGACGCTCGCGGCGTGCCACAGGAACCGGGTGACAGAGAGAAGTACGACGTCATCGTGGACGGCTGGCGCAACGCGCTGGCTCCGCACGTCCAGGCGGGCCGGTGTCTGGGATTGTTCGTCTTCAACTACAGCGCGGCGTTGGATCACACCGGCCTGTGGCTGGGCATGCTGTCCGGTACGTCCACGCGGCCGGCGTGGCACGCGGTGCGGGAGGCGTACACGGGCGTGAAGCCAGCGCCCGAGCTGCCCGTGCCGGTGCGCCTGGAGGTCCGGGGCTTGGAGAAAGACTGGGCGACCGTGGCCTTCGACGTCACCTCCGCCACTCCGCTGGACGTGTCCTTCGCCTACAACTTCCGGGGCGCGTCAGCCCGAGCGGAGCGCGACCGCGTGACGATGCTGGAGTCCCGGAAGGGGACCACTCCCGGTACGTGGCGGGTGCGTCTGCCAGTCGTGACGGGCGCCATCAAGCTGTACGGCCTGGCGAAGGACGGCGCGGGGAACCTGGTCGCGGCCACGACGTCCGTGTCGGCTCCCGCGACTCCCTGA
- a CDS encoding NADP-dependent oxidoreductase: MKAVVLKGYGDVNVLAVQEMPEPKVGPGEVKVRVTAAGINPVDWKIRRGDMKGRMDLKFPTILGRDVAGEVVEVGTGVESFEPGDRVMGLVNAGYAETVVAPTEAWAKVPDNLNLRDAAALPLVTLTGTQLIEEHVRPSQGETVLVTGALGAVGRSAVFAARARGAKIWAGVRKTQVEEARKLGVDGVVALDDPKDIAKLPTLDAVADTVGGEAVAAVLDKVKHGGTVGSVLGEPKGAKEKGLVVRSFMAHPDARRLEQIAVSAAKGDLVIPISRTFKLDDAREAQKVAEQGGMGKVLLVN; the protein is encoded by the coding sequence ATGAAAGCGGTCGTGCTCAAAGGCTATGGGGACGTGAATGTGCTCGCGGTGCAGGAGATGCCCGAGCCGAAGGTGGGGCCGGGCGAGGTGAAGGTCCGCGTCACCGCCGCGGGCATCAACCCGGTGGACTGGAAGATCCGCCGAGGGGACATGAAGGGGCGGATGGACCTGAAGTTCCCCACCATCCTCGGACGCGACGTGGCCGGTGAGGTCGTGGAGGTGGGCACGGGCGTGGAGTCCTTCGAACCGGGCGACCGCGTGATGGGCCTGGTGAACGCCGGCTACGCGGAGACGGTGGTCGCGCCCACGGAGGCCTGGGCGAAGGTGCCCGACAACCTGAACCTGCGGGACGCCGCCGCGCTGCCGCTGGTGACGCTGACGGGTACGCAGCTCATCGAGGAGCACGTGCGGCCCTCGCAGGGGGAGACGGTGCTCGTCACTGGCGCGCTGGGCGCGGTGGGGCGCTCGGCCGTCTTCGCTGCGCGGGCGCGGGGCGCGAAGATCTGGGCGGGCGTGCGGAAGACGCAGGTGGAGGAGGCCCGGAAGCTGGGCGTGGACGGCGTCGTCGCGCTGGATGATCCGAAGGACATCGCGAAGCTGCCCACGCTGGACGCGGTGGCGGACACGGTGGGTGGTGAGGCCGTGGCGGCGGTGCTCGACAAGGTGAAGCACGGTGGGACCGTGGGCAGCGTTCTCGGGGAGCCGAAGGGCGCGAAGGAGAAGGGCCTCGTCGTGCGCAGCTTCATGGCCCACCCGGACGCGCGCCGGCTCGAGCAGATCGCAGTGAGCGCGGCGAAGGGGGATCTGGTGATTCCCATCAGCCGGACCTTCAAGCTGGACGACGCGCGCGAAGCCCAGAAGGTCGCGGAGCAGGGCGGCATGGGCAAGGTGCTGCTCGTCAACTGA
- a CDS encoding GMC oxidoreductase encodes MAPAYDALVIGTGFGGAVAACRLAQAGLTVRVLERGLRYPKGSFPRDFEDPRNGWLWQHRQGLFDIKLLKGMSVVQAAGYGGGSLIYANVHLRPPPDVFASGWPEGYSRESLDPYYDLVAHMLDVQPITAAARGLPPKTKRMQEVAKKLGREAQFFYPNLAVRFAPAGEPLPNKFGVLQEGCNYCGECDIGCNRRAKNTLDLNYLAVAEQRGAEVTTQAEVTRIEPLSPGYRVTFTDHASAGMQRTVEARRVFLCAGAVNSTELLLRNRDVHGTLPDLSARLGTRYSANGDFLAFAFDTKEPWDPAVGPTITTGMVVDEGQGKDKTWFLFQEGGHPAQAAGLMVAMDPDRAMTLPADLLQRELVKVLRTRSKEMAAIENERGRFQAVFLAMGRDKSNGRLTLSPITRELQVQWDVPANLPLYRTQEQLCEDVARALGTRAAYNPLWERLHLPVSVHNLGGCAMAEEPAYGVLKPDGQVHGYPGLYVMDGAALPVGVGVNPSSTIAAVAELNVERAIREAKDAPGWVAPERAPMKATPAYPPRVSLRMMPEVETVASPVVPGTDPLGDVVIPPGGTVVSPTPVVGLRFTERMKGFLQPNHPSPEDFAGAARAGQRGGQTAEFVVTITLPNLDRFLAQESHGGIVQGTLHVRGFTPPGGAPVENGVFNLFVGTERFYERRMLYLLPFTGVDGQPYLLDGYKEVNDDAGFDVWSDTSTLYTVLRKGHERTSPIVATGIIRLHLPDFLQQLTTFSVLGTSSPLKQADAMRRFGGMFMGTLWDVFARAKFD; translated from the coding sequence ATGGCACCGGCATACGACGCCCTGGTCATCGGCACCGGGTTTGGCGGCGCGGTGGCGGCCTGTCGGCTCGCGCAGGCGGGTTTGACCGTGCGCGTGCTCGAACGTGGCCTGCGCTACCCGAAGGGGAGCTTCCCTCGCGACTTCGAGGACCCTCGCAACGGCTGGCTGTGGCAGCACCGGCAGGGGCTCTTCGACATCAAGCTCCTCAAGGGGATGAGCGTGGTGCAGGCCGCGGGGTACGGCGGCGGCTCGCTCATCTACGCCAACGTGCACCTGCGCCCGCCGCCGGACGTGTTCGCGTCCGGGTGGCCTGAGGGCTACAGCCGGGAGTCGTTGGATCCGTACTACGACCTGGTCGCGCACATGCTGGACGTGCAGCCCATCACCGCCGCCGCGCGCGGGCTGCCGCCCAAGACGAAGCGGATGCAGGAGGTGGCGAAGAAGCTGGGCCGCGAGGCGCAGTTCTTCTACCCGAACCTCGCCGTGCGCTTCGCCCCCGCGGGCGAGCCCCTGCCCAACAAGTTCGGCGTGCTCCAGGAGGGCTGCAACTACTGCGGCGAGTGCGACATCGGCTGCAACCGCCGCGCGAAGAACACCCTGGACCTGAACTACCTGGCCGTCGCCGAACAGCGGGGCGCGGAGGTCACCACCCAGGCGGAGGTCACCCGCATCGAGCCCCTGTCGCCGGGCTACCGCGTCACCTTCACCGACCACGCCAGCGCCGGCATGCAGCGCACCGTGGAGGCCCGCCGCGTCTTCCTGTGCGCGGGCGCGGTGAACTCCACGGAGCTGCTGCTGCGCAACCGCGACGTGCACGGCACGCTGCCGGACCTGAGCGCGCGGCTGGGGACGCGCTACTCCGCCAACGGGGACTTCCTCGCCTTCGCCTTCGACACGAAGGAGCCGTGGGACCCCGCGGTGGGCCCCACCATCACCACCGGCATGGTGGTGGATGAAGGACAGGGCAAGGACAAGACCTGGTTCCTCTTCCAGGAGGGCGGGCATCCGGCGCAGGCCGCGGGGCTGATGGTGGCCATGGACCCGGACCGCGCCATGACGCTCCCTGCGGACCTGCTCCAGCGCGAGCTGGTGAAGGTGCTGCGCACGCGCTCCAAGGAGATGGCCGCCATCGAGAACGAGCGCGGCCGCTTCCAGGCCGTGTTCCTGGCCATGGGCCGGGACAAGTCCAACGGCCGGCTGACGCTGTCGCCCATCACGCGCGAGCTCCAGGTGCAGTGGGACGTGCCCGCGAACCTGCCGCTGTACCGCACGCAGGAGCAGCTCTGCGAGGACGTGGCCCGAGCGCTGGGCACGCGCGCCGCCTACAACCCGCTGTGGGAGCGGCTGCACCTGCCGGTGTCCGTGCACAACCTGGGCGGCTGCGCGATGGCGGAGGAGCCCGCGTACGGCGTCCTCAAGCCCGACGGCCAGGTGCACGGCTATCCCGGCCTGTACGTCATGGACGGCGCGGCGCTGCCGGTGGGCGTGGGCGTCAACCCGTCCTCCACCATCGCCGCGGTGGCGGAGCTCAACGTGGAGCGGGCCATCCGCGAGGCGAAGGACGCGCCGGGCTGGGTGGCGCCGGAGCGCGCGCCCATGAAGGCCACGCCCGCGTACCCGCCTCGCGTCAGCCTGCGGATGATGCCGGAGGTGGAGACGGTGGCCTCGCCGGTGGTGCCCGGAACGGATCCGCTGGGTGACGTGGTGATTCCGCCCGGAGGCACGGTGGTGTCCCCCACGCCGGTGGTGGGCCTGCGCTTCACGGAGCGGATGAAGGGCTTCCTCCAGCCGAACCACCCGTCGCCGGAGGACTTCGCCGGAGCTGCTCGGGCGGGCCAGCGCGGCGGGCAGACGGCGGAGTTCGTCGTCACCATCACGCTGCCCAACCTGGACCGCTTCCTCGCGCAGGAGTCACACGGCGGCATCGTGCAGGGCACGCTGCACGTGCGCGGCTTCACGCCGCCCGGGGGCGCGCCGGTGGAGAACGGCGTCTTCAACCTCTTCGTGGGCACGGAGCGCTTCTACGAGCGGCGCATGCTGTACCTGCTGCCCTTCACTGGCGTGGATGGCCAGCCGTACCTCCTGGATGGCTACAAGGAGGTCAACGACGACGCGGGCTTCGACGTGTGGAGCGACACGTCCACGCTCTACACCGTGCTGCGCAAGGGGCACGAGCGCACCAGCCCCATCGTCGCCACCGGCATCATCCGGCTGCACCTGCCGGACTTCCTCCAGCAGCTCACCACGTTCTCCGTGCTGGGAACGTCCTCGCCGCTGAAGCAGGCGGACGCGATGCGGCGCTTCGGCGGCATGTTCATGGGCACGCTCTGGGACGTCTTCGCCCGCGCGAAGTTCGACTAG
- a CDS encoding RluA family pseudouridine synthase, translated as MDPLVTLLEPAPQADELPGAFPSPFDAVGPHALARRAAESLQATLREGFIAPGIASAVLQGPDGGKMFGVLVVRQSDGTLGVLRAFSAMLAGRWDVPGFVPPVFDREARARVEPVADAKVKSLLSRAEMWSTSEELRRVREDDDARQTREATEREAMRVRHEDRRRQRHERRAAIVAMSALTETERAQALHALDQESRGDKAEKRRWDAAQEEARHLLAPARAKAERRVRALDRLRRIVSRGFMKQFHDTYAITNARGETRPLRSLYGGAEPPSGAGDCAGAKLLAYAFAHGLQPVALAEFWWGTPPASGGRIQGAFYPACRDKCGPLLPFMLEGLEVSAPRVFVPPPAPTPDLSIVFEDAWLVVIDKPCGLLSVPGRDASLLDSVLTRLRARYPNATGPLLAHRLDLDTSGLLVAALDSRTHASLQRQFLHRDVAKRYVALIDGPVHGDAGTITLPLRVDLDDRPRQIVDPIHGKPAVTDWEVLHRAESHTRVAFHPRTGRTHQLRVHAAHPQGLGAPIVGDPLYGHAGLRLHLHAETLSFEHPATGQRVSFTRAAPF; from the coding sequence GTGGACCCGCTTGTCACCCTCCTCGAACCGGCGCCCCAGGCGGATGAATTGCCAGGTGCGTTCCCTAGCCCCTTCGACGCCGTGGGCCCGCACGCCCTCGCGCGCCGGGCCGCGGAGTCGCTGCAAGCCACGCTTCGCGAGGGCTTCATCGCTCCCGGCATTGCCAGCGCTGTCCTCCAGGGACCAGACGGCGGAAAGATGTTCGGCGTGCTCGTGGTGCGGCAGTCGGACGGAACGCTCGGCGTGCTGCGAGCCTTCTCCGCGATGCTCGCGGGACGCTGGGACGTACCGGGCTTCGTGCCTCCCGTCTTCGACCGTGAGGCACGCGCCCGCGTCGAGCCGGTAGCCGACGCCAAGGTGAAATCCCTGCTGTCCCGCGCCGAGATGTGGAGCACCTCAGAGGAATTGCGTCGCGTGCGCGAGGACGATGACGCCCGTCAGACACGCGAGGCAACGGAGCGCGAAGCCATGCGCGTGCGCCACGAAGACAGACGCCGCCAGCGCCATGAACGTCGCGCCGCCATCGTGGCCATGTCCGCGCTCACGGAGACCGAGCGTGCCCAGGCACTTCACGCGCTCGACCAGGAGAGCCGTGGCGACAAGGCGGAGAAGCGCCGGTGGGACGCAGCGCAAGAAGAGGCCCGCCACCTGCTCGCCCCTGCCCGAGCAAAGGCGGAACGTCGCGTGCGCGCGCTGGACCGCCTGCGGCGCATCGTCTCACGCGGCTTCATGAAGCAGTTCCACGACACCTACGCCATCACCAACGCCCGAGGCGAAACCCGCCCCCTCCGTTCGCTCTACGGTGGTGCGGAGCCCCCGTCCGGTGCTGGTGACTGCGCGGGTGCGAAGCTTCTCGCTTACGCCTTCGCGCACGGACTCCAGCCCGTGGCGCTCGCGGAGTTCTGGTGGGGCACGCCTCCCGCGTCCGGTGGCCGCATCCAGGGCGCCTTCTATCCGGCGTGCCGGGACAAGTGCGGTCCCCTGCTCCCGTTCATGCTGGAGGGCCTGGAGGTCTCCGCCCCGCGCGTCTTCGTCCCACCGCCCGCGCCCACGCCGGACCTCTCCATCGTCTTCGAGGACGCGTGGCTCGTCGTCATCGACAAGCCCTGTGGCCTGCTGTCCGTGCCAGGCCGGGATGCATCCCTCCTGGACTCGGTGCTCACCCGCCTGCGCGCGCGATACCCCAACGCCACGGGACCACTGCTCGCGCACCGGCTGGACCTGGACACATCCGGGTTGCTCGTCGCCGCGCTGGACAGCCGCACGCACGCGTCCCTTCAACGCCAGTTCCTCCACCGCGACGTGGCCAAGCGCTACGTGGCGCTCATCGACGGTCCCGTGCACGGCGACGCGGGCACCATCACCCTGCCCCTCCGTGTGGACCTGGATGACCGTCCCCGGCAGATCGTCGACCCCATCCACGGCAAGCCCGCGGTCACCGACTGGGAGGTCCTCCACCGCGCGGAGAGCCACACGCGCGTGGCCTTCCATCCACGCACGGGCCGCACGCACCAACTCCGCGTCCACGCGGCGCACCCGCAGGGCCTGGGCGCGCCCATCGTGGGAGACCCGCTGTACGGACACGCGGGCCTCCGCCTGCACCTGCACGCCGAAACGCTGTCCTTCGAGCATCCGGCGACGGGGCAGCGCGTGTCCTTCACCCGCGCCGCCCCGTTCTGA
- a CDS encoding FAD-dependent oxidoreductase — MGMAKKYDVVVVGSGFGGSITALRLAQAGRSVAVLERGRRYNPGQFPRDVTRADELLWRNPIRSEARGLYDVRFLSGIGTVTASGVGGGSLVYANIHVRPDPIVFDHPRWPRGFSREALDTYYDKVAHELDVKPFPASDPLRKRDLFQQAARRMGRQTFDPDQAVSWTDPSAPGRKACQRCAECEFGCQSGAKNTLDLTYLARAEKLGATVWPGLSVSHVQRVAGGYRVHFKDLATGEKTSVEGSRVVLSAGALGTVEILLRSRDRARTLPLVSDWLGRGYSGNGDFLGSLHGSREEILPWEGPDVATVMRFFDAAPRFTMVTATFNRPATAVLAGLGQPQLGLLGGMGAPLWPKLWPLLHGAFAKGLFSKPLGTGVDPARTSNLFAIGQDNANGHMVLKGDRLDIEWDYANENVALVNRMTSAMHELASQYGGTFAPLVTWELFRRPFTVHSLGGAHLAESPGRGVVSTEGEVFNYPGLYVADGSVIPTSIGFHPVMTISAVAERIAEAVAHGF; from the coding sequence ATGGGCATGGCGAAGAAGTACGACGTGGTGGTGGTGGGCTCCGGCTTCGGCGGTTCCATCACCGCGCTCCGGTTGGCGCAGGCGGGCAGGTCCGTGGCGGTGCTGGAGCGGGGCCGCCGGTACAACCCGGGCCAGTTCCCCCGGGACGTCACGCGCGCGGACGAGCTGCTCTGGCGCAATCCCATCCGCTCGGAAGCGCGCGGGCTCTATGACGTGCGCTTCCTGTCCGGCATCGGCACGGTGACGGCGAGCGGCGTGGGCGGCGGGTCGCTCGTGTACGCGAACATCCACGTGCGGCCGGACCCCATCGTCTTCGACCACCCGCGCTGGCCCCGGGGCTTCAGCCGCGAGGCGTTGGACACGTATTACGACAAGGTGGCGCACGAGCTGGACGTGAAGCCGTTCCCCGCGTCCGACCCGTTGCGCAAGCGCGACCTGTTCCAACAGGCGGCCCGGCGCATGGGCCGCCAGACGTTCGACCCGGACCAGGCGGTGTCCTGGACGGATCCCTCCGCTCCGGGCCGCAAGGCGTGTCAGCGCTGCGCGGAGTGCGAGTTCGGCTGCCAGTCCGGCGCGAAGAACACGCTGGACCTCACCTACCTGGCGCGAGCGGAGAAGCTGGGCGCCACGGTGTGGCCGGGCCTCTCCGTGTCCCACGTGCAGCGCGTGGCGGGCGGCTACCGGGTGCACTTCAAGGACCTGGCCACCGGTGAGAAGACGTCCGTGGAGGGCAGCCGCGTGGTGCTGTCCGCCGGGGCGCTGGGCACGGTGGAGATATTGCTGCGCAGCCGCGACCGGGCCCGCACGCTGCCGCTGGTGAGCGATTGGCTGGGCCGCGGCTACTCCGGCAACGGCGACTTCCTGGGCTCGCTGCACGGCAGCCGCGAGGAGATCCTCCCGTGGGAGGGGCCGGACGTGGCCACGGTGATGCGCTTCTTCGACGCCGCGCCGCGCTTCACCATGGTGACGGCCACGTTCAACCGGCCGGCGACGGCGGTGCTCGCGGGGCTGGGGCAGCCGCAGCTGGGCCTGCTGGGCGGCATGGGGGCCCCGCTGTGGCCGAAGCTATGGCCGCTGTTGCACGGCGCGTTCGCCAAGGGGTTGTTCAGCAAGCCGCTGGGCACCGGCGTGGATCCGGCGCGCACGAGCAACCTGTTCGCCATTGGCCAGGACAATGCCAACGGACACATGGTGCTCAAGGGCGACCGGCTGGACATCGAGTGGGACTACGCGAACGAGAACGTGGCGCTGGTGAATCGCATGACGTCCGCGATGCATGAGCTGGCCTCGCAGTACGGCGGGACGTTCGCGCCGCTTGTCACGTGGGAGCTGTTCCGCCGGCCGTTCACGGTGCACTCGCTGGGCGGGGCGCACCTGGCGGAGTCGCCGGGCCGAGGCGTCGTGTCGACGGAGGGCGAAGTGTTCAACTACCCCGGACTGTACGTGGCGGATGGCTCCGTCATCCCCACGTCCATCGGTTTCCATCCGGTGATGACCATCAGCGCGGTGGCCGAGCGCATCGCGGAGGCGGTGGCCCATGGCTTTTGA
- a CDS encoding serine/threonine-protein kinase: MPEAGSPEVVTDEEVPAAPTATAPSVDPLVGSTIGEFVIRERVGAGGMGVVYRAEHPLIGKHAAIKVMRAELVSPEQEQRLLVEARAVNAIRHPGVLDIFNFGTLPDCRPYVVMELLQGQSLADRMREQDRMDVGTTAWVLDQVLAALGAAHRAGVVHRDLKPANVFLMEQPDAAPMIKLVDFGIAKVMQEHDALARADRSTVGTPDFMAPEQIRGGEVGPAADLYALGVMAFHMLTGTRPFQGDNVQVMFAHVEQVPPRVSSRVEGIPPELDDLVSQLMEKEPAKRPATATAVRMKLRGLARPPVPSVSVEPEAPPPSSVESRAVPQVPTTTVPPGRRNAVSIAVAAVAGVALLGLGYWWGTQTQVIAPPRPSEPVTVEAKPTPPVEPPPVTATQAPVEEPPEVIAEEAPVEEETATATLAKSTKLPPLPAGTASEKKMEQRLAGLFKLLLARAKDVDAEGALRGKLLQQYRAATDATDSERARIHVALDDIEKDLTQRIALHDAPPAPVVVVAPPEPPKVPALVIPKLPTLPQGNASEQKLAQRMDKLVAELLKRTQNQDVAPELTKQLVDIYKSAANATTATERMTVHQALDAWQERLTTRFPR, from the coding sequence TTGCCAGAAGCGGGGTCACCAGAGGTGGTGACGGACGAGGAGGTCCCGGCGGCGCCGACGGCGACCGCGCCCTCTGTGGATCCGCTGGTGGGGTCGACGATTGGCGAGTTCGTCATCCGGGAGCGCGTGGGCGCGGGAGGGATGGGGGTCGTCTACCGGGCGGAGCACCCGCTGATTGGCAAGCACGCGGCCATCAAGGTGATGCGCGCGGAGCTGGTGTCCCCGGAGCAGGAGCAGCGGCTGCTGGTGGAGGCGCGGGCGGTGAACGCCATCCGGCATCCGGGCGTGCTGGACATCTTCAACTTCGGGACGCTGCCGGACTGCCGGCCGTACGTGGTGATGGAGTTGCTCCAGGGCCAGTCGCTCGCGGACCGGATGCGCGAGCAGGACCGGATGGACGTGGGGACCACGGCCTGGGTGTTGGATCAGGTCCTGGCCGCGCTGGGCGCCGCGCACCGGGCGGGAGTGGTGCACCGGGACCTGAAGCCCGCGAACGTGTTCCTGATGGAGCAGCCGGACGCGGCGCCGATGATCAAGCTGGTCGACTTCGGCATCGCCAAGGTGATGCAGGAGCATGACGCGCTGGCGCGGGCGGACCGCTCCACGGTGGGGACGCCGGACTTCATGGCCCCGGAGCAGATCCGCGGAGGAGAGGTGGGCCCGGCCGCGGACCTGTACGCGCTGGGGGTCATGGCGTTCCACATGCTCACGGGCACCCGGCCGTTCCAGGGTGACAACGTGCAGGTGATGTTCGCGCACGTGGAGCAGGTCCCTCCCCGGGTGTCGTCGCGGGTGGAGGGGATTCCGCCGGAGCTCGATGACCTGGTGTCGCAGTTGATGGAGAAGGAGCCCGCGAAGCGGCCCGCGACCGCGACGGCCGTGCGGATGAAGCTCCGGGGGTTGGCGCGACCGCCCGTGCCTTCCGTGAGCGTGGAGCCGGAGGCGCCACCGCCGTCGAGCGTGGAGTCGCGGGCCGTGCCGCAGGTGCCCACGACCACCGTGCCTCCAGGGCGCCGGAACGCGGTGTCCATCGCGGTGGCGGCGGTTGCCGGTGTGGCGCTGCTGGGGTTGGGGTACTGGTGGGGGACGCAGACGCAGGTGATTGCGCCGCCGCGACCTTCCGAGCCGGTGACGGTGGAAGCGAAGCCCACGCCTCCGGTGGAGCCGCCGCCAGTCACTGCGACGCAGGCCCCTGTCGAGGAGCCGCCCGAGGTCATCGCGGAAGAAGCGCCTGTAGAGGAAGAGACCGCGACAGCGACCCTGGCGAAGTCCACGAAGTTGCCACCATTGCCAGCGGGAACTGCCTCCGAGAAGAAGATGGAGCAGCGGCTCGCAGGTCTGTTCAAACTCCTGCTGGCGCGGGCGAAGGACGTGGATGCGGAGGGAGCGCTGCGCGGCAAGCTGCTCCAGCAGTACCGGGCCGCCACGGACGCGACGGACTCCGAGCGTGCGCGCATCCATGTCGCGCTGGATGACATCGAGAAGGACCTGACCCAGCGCATCGCACTGCACGACGCACCCCCGGCGCCCGTCGTCGTTGTCGCGCCCCCGGAGCCGCCCAAGGTTCCGGCGCTCGTGATTCCCAAACTCCCCACCCTGCCCCAGGGCAATGCCTCCGAGCAGAAGCTGGCCCAGCGCATGGACAAGCTGGTCGCGGAGCTGCTCAAGCGCACGCAGAACCAGGACGTCGCGCCGGAGCTCACGAAGCAGCTGGTAGACATCTACAAGTCCGCGGCGAACGCCACGACCGCCACCGAGCGCATGACCGTGCATCAGGCCTTGGATGCGTGGCAGGAGCGGTTGACGACACGCTTCCCCCGCTGA
- a CDS encoding alpha/beta fold hydrolase: MAFDYRSSAAVSRTLSQDVSLQGLPVAERYDFLAGDGVPLKLTRYVGGTKGPVLLVHGAGVWSGMFMLPTLKENFVQYLVRHGYDTWLLDWRASVQLPLRQFTLDDAADHDMPTAVRRIREITGAESVQAVVHCAGSAAFFMSMAAGHLQDVRTVVASQVALHHHTPASTRFKALLRVPELLDAGLDSLTPDDASRTPLFQAAFTKVAGFLRMECDSPVCHRLSFMYGRLYRHARLNQETHARLEEQFGKCNLLTFRHLGQMSRGGHAVKFDYGRAENLRRYGQARPPDYLDPEPFQRPITFVSSEQNRTYLPSSTERTFQWLREANGARWYQRRMLPGYGHLDTFMGSTAAEDTYPVLREALEFQPR; this comes from the coding sequence ATGGCTTTTGATTACCGAAGCAGCGCGGCGGTGTCGCGGACGTTGTCCCAGGATGTCTCGCTCCAGGGCCTGCCGGTGGCGGAGCGGTACGACTTCCTCGCGGGCGACGGCGTGCCCCTCAAGCTCACCCGCTACGTGGGCGGCACGAAGGGGCCGGTGCTGCTGGTGCACGGCGCGGGCGTGTGGAGCGGCATGTTCATGCTGCCCACGCTGAAGGAGAACTTCGTCCAGTACCTGGTGCGCCACGGCTACGACACGTGGCTCCTGGACTGGCGCGCCAGCGTGCAACTGCCCCTGCGTCAGTTCACGCTGGACGACGCGGCGGACCACGACATGCCGACGGCGGTGCGGCGCATCCGCGAAATCACCGGCGCGGAGTCGGTGCAGGCGGTGGTGCACTGCGCGGGGTCCGCGGCGTTCTTCATGTCCATGGCCGCAGGCCACCTGCAGGACGTGCGCACCGTGGTGGCGTCGCAGGTGGCGCTGCACCACCACACGCCGGCCTCCACGCGCTTCAAGGCGCTCCTGCGGGTGCCGGAGTTGCTGGACGCGGGGCTGGATTCGCTCACGCCGGATGACGCATCCCGCACGCCGTTGTTCCAGGCGGCCTTCACGAAGGTGGCGGGCTTCCTGCGGATGGAGTGTGACAGTCCGGTGTGCCACCGGCTGTCGTTCATGTACGGCCGGCTGTACCGGCACGCGCGCCTCAACCAGGAGACGCACGCGCGGCTGGAGGAGCAGTTCGGCAAGTGCAACCTGCTGACATTCCGCCACCTGGGGCAGATGTCGCGCGGCGGTCACGCGGTGAAGTTCGACTACGGCCGCGCGGAGAACCTGCGGCGCTACGGGCAGGCGCGGCCGCCGGACTACCTGGACCCGGAGCCCTTCCAGCGGCCCATCACGTTCGTCTCCAGCGAGCAGAACCGCACGTACCTGCCGTCCTCCACGGAGCGCACCTTCCAGTGGCTGCGCGAGGCGAACGGCGCGCGCTGGTACCAGCGCCGCATGCTGCCGGGCTACGGCCACCTGGACACCTTCATGGGCAGCACCGCCGCGGAGGACACGTATCCGGTGCTGCGCGAGGCGCTGGAGTTCCAGCCCCGCTGA